A genome region from Thalassotalea euphylliae includes the following:
- a CDS encoding S8 family peptidase, which yields MAKNFLLGYGEEFSSKIDRPEGGRGKEPVYTYEENKEHLIKQLSVLKGKIELVPDGAKSLGKVVSKLILHPAYLAKSYYPESLLKRFSLTDIGSKPVDVSPRRMLSKDKGEVTSSCIFVAGTEASLIQLQHALETDDLNATQKKDVVKIENIQLLEGIEKVKSTAEGAIKYEAVLHTPIDDRALVINQFKSYAQSCGSVISSSNIINAGGLSFLSITCDEDTIEKVSEFTLLRAIRVMPQLGIHKPVVTRELVSDQVVNLPTEAAIDTNIKVAIFDGGIGTDSIDKWCKEHTFSSSSTASEYLHHGSEVTSLVLFGNVQEGQKELPRPYANVQHYRVIDPSLDPSDIDSLDVLARIIDVLEREKFDFINLSLGPRLPIEDDEVHSWTSAIEPFLSDGNTLLTVAVGNDGNQSSPQKSRVQVPSDLVNALAVGASNNDEDDFWGPADYSCIGPGRSPGVVKPDVVAFGGSSHDMVRIYSPLTKLLTHNAGTSFASPLVLRAAIGTKVMLPDDQPTLLAKALLIHNTNRNGYHWHHVGWGKTPSDIDKILYTEDNEATIIYKDVVPQSGCKRLLIPMPDIALKGQITLKATFCYATQTLPEHPIHYTNSGLVVKFKPKGADSAAEGFFTNKKMYGDEIELRANAHKWENTIHNETIRKPSDLSDPCFEIDHQEREGGNRTTGAPPLPFILVVSIKASGSSDLYNAIVQKHQVLQPLRTKVEIPILT from the coding sequence ATGGCAAAAAACTTTTTACTTGGTTACGGTGAAGAATTCAGTTCTAAAATTGATCGTCCAGAGGGGGGTCGTGGCAAAGAACCAGTCTATACATATGAAGAAAACAAAGAGCACCTAATCAAGCAACTCAGTGTACTCAAAGGTAAAATAGAGTTAGTGCCAGATGGCGCTAAGTCTTTAGGAAAAGTAGTTAGTAAACTTATTTTACACCCAGCGTACTTAGCGAAATCATATTACCCAGAATCCTTGCTAAAGCGGTTTTCACTGACGGATATTGGTAGCAAACCTGTCGACGTATCTCCAAGGCGGATGCTATCAAAAGACAAAGGTGAAGTGACCTCTTCATGTATTTTTGTCGCTGGAACAGAGGCTTCACTAATTCAACTGCAGCATGCGTTGGAAACTGATGATCTAAATGCAACGCAAAAAAAAGATGTTGTAAAAATAGAAAACATTCAATTGCTAGAGGGGATTGAGAAAGTTAAGTCGACTGCAGAAGGAGCAATTAAGTATGAAGCAGTCCTTCACACCCCTATTGATGATAGAGCTTTGGTCATAAACCAGTTTAAAAGCTATGCGCAAAGCTGTGGATCTGTGATCAGTTCATCAAACATCATAAATGCTGGGGGACTCTCCTTTTTATCGATCACTTGTGATGAAGACACAATAGAGAAAGTTAGCGAGTTTACGTTGCTTAGGGCGATTAGAGTGATGCCCCAGCTTGGGATTCATAAGCCGGTTGTGACTAGAGAATTAGTCTCTGATCAAGTTGTTAATCTGCCAACAGAAGCTGCGATTGATACAAATATCAAAGTTGCTATTTTCGATGGCGGGATTGGTACAGACAGTATTGATAAGTGGTGCAAAGAACACACCTTTTCAAGCTCATCAACAGCTTCAGAGTACCTCCATCATGGTTCAGAAGTCACTTCTTTGGTCTTGTTTGGCAATGTACAAGAAGGGCAGAAAGAGCTTCCTCGCCCTTATGCGAATGTTCAACACTACAGAGTTATTGACCCCTCATTAGATCCCTCTGATATTGATAGCCTTGACGTATTAGCAAGAATTATTGACGTATTAGAAAGAGAGAAATTTGATTTCATCAATTTAAGCCTTGGTCCTCGATTACCGATTGAAGACGATGAAGTTCATTCTTGGACTTCAGCAATAGAGCCATTTCTTTCGGACGGAAACACACTTTTGACTGTGGCTGTAGGAAATGATGGCAACCAAAGTTCACCTCAAAAATCTAGGGTTCAAGTTCCTTCGGATCTAGTCAATGCCCTAGCGGTTGGTGCGAGTAACAATGACGAGGATGACTTCTGGGGACCTGCAGATTACAGTTGCATAGGGCCCGGTCGAAGTCCTGGTGTTGTCAAACCTGATGTTGTTGCGTTTGGGGGAAGTTCCCACGATATGGTTAGAATATATTCGCCGCTGACCAAGCTACTAACACATAATGCAGGCACAAGCTTTGCGTCTCCATTAGTTCTGAGAGCTGCGATTGGTACAAAAGTCATGTTGCCAGACGATCAACCGACATTATTGGCCAAAGCGCTGCTCATCCATAACACTAACCGAAATGGATATCACTGGCATCATGTTGGTTGGGGAAAAACGCCTTCAGATATCGATAAAATTCTCTATACAGAAGACAATGAGGCAACCATTATTTACAAAGATGTCGTGCCGCAGAGCGGCTGTAAAAGGTTGCTAATTCCAATGCCTGATATTGCCCTTAAAGGGCAAATAACACTAAAAGCTACGTTTTGCTATGCAACACAAACGCTACCAGAACATCCGATCCATTACACTAATAGTGGCCTAGTAGTAAAATTTAAACCCAAGGGCGCAGACAGCGCAGCAGAAGGCTTTTTTACTAATAAAAAAATGTATGGTGACGAGATAGAACTTAGAGCTAACGCTCACAAGTGGGAAAATACTATACATAATGAGACTATTCGTAAGCCTTCAGATTTGAGTGACCCTTGCTTTGAAATTGATCATCAAGAGCGAGAGGGAGGAAATAGAACAACCGGTGCACCACCACTCCCCTTTATTCTTGTTGTCTCGATTAAGGCGTCCGGCTCTAGTGACTTATACAATGCTATTGTTCAAAAGCACCAAGTGCTTCAACCGCTGCGAACTAAAGTCGAGATACCTATTCTTACATAA
- a CDS encoding IS110 family transposase — protein sequence MSLIKAIGIDLAKSVFSIHGVDSHDKCQLRKTVKRNKLLAEVAKLPACIIGMEACSGAHYWAREFTKLGHEVRIMASKFVIPYRQNEKNDANDAEAICEAVSRPKTRFVTIKSDEQQAVLCLHRIRQGAIKDRTALINRLRGLLAEFGIVMPKGRYPAQHAISGILEDGENNLPMLARELLSDLWQDIKALNQQILKHDRKLYQLANQMNAARRLMTIPGVGEITATAVVATVSDAKDFDTSRAFSAWIGLVPRQYTTGGQVKLGRISKRGEKHIRTSLIHGARAVMANCKNKTDRTSLWVKDLIERRGFKRATVALAAKNARLIWALLRSKNEYQIDYVK from the coding sequence ATGTCACTAATTAAAGCAATTGGCATCGATTTAGCCAAATCTGTTTTCAGTATCCACGGTGTCGATAGTCATGACAAGTGTCAATTAAGAAAAACCGTTAAGCGAAACAAACTGTTAGCTGAAGTTGCTAAGTTGCCAGCGTGTATCATTGGTATGGAAGCTTGCTCAGGCGCACACTACTGGGCAAGAGAGTTTACTAAGCTTGGCCATGAAGTACGCATCATGGCCTCAAAGTTCGTGATTCCGTATCGCCAAAACGAAAAGAATGATGCCAACGACGCTGAAGCCATTTGTGAAGCGGTGAGCCGTCCCAAAACGCGCTTTGTCACCATCAAAAGTGACGAGCAGCAAGCGGTGCTTTGCCTACATCGTATTCGCCAAGGGGCTATCAAGGACAGAACCGCACTCATTAATCGGCTTCGGGGCTTACTCGCAGAATTTGGTATTGTCATGCCCAAAGGACGGTATCCGGCACAACATGCCATTAGTGGCATCTTAGAAGATGGTGAGAACAACTTACCCATGCTCGCTAGAGAGCTACTAAGTGACTTATGGCAAGACATTAAAGCATTAAACCAGCAAATTCTTAAACATGACCGAAAGCTCTATCAACTCGCGAACCAAATGAATGCAGCAAGGCGCCTAATGACAATACCAGGCGTAGGCGAAATCACGGCAACGGCTGTGGTTGCGACGGTGAGTGATGCAAAAGATTTTGATACCAGTCGCGCCTTTAGCGCTTGGATTGGTCTAGTCCCTAGGCAATACACCACGGGCGGGCAAGTGAAGCTTGGCCGAATCAGCAAACGTGGCGAAAAGCATATCCGCACCTCACTTATTCACGGTGCACGAGCCGTTATGGCCAACTGCAAGAATAAGACAGACAGGACGAGCTTATGGGTGAAAGACCTGATTGAGCGACGAGGCTTTAAACGGGCAACGGTTGCCCTTGCGGCCAAGAATGCACGGTTGATATGGGCATTGCTGCGAAGTAAAAACGAATACCAAATAGATTATGTAAAATAG
- a CDS encoding IS481 family transposase gives MLHTNNPIIKHKAGLLNLAEELGNVSRACKVMGVSRDTFYRYQELAEDGGIDALIDKSRRKPNIKNRVDEKTEKAVMDYAIEYPAHGQVRTSNELRKQGVFVSASGVRSIWLRHDLENFKKRLKALEEKVANDGIILTDAQVAALEKKKNDDEACGEIETAHPGYLGSQDTFYVGNLKGVGRIYQQTFVDTYSKVAFAKLYTTKTPITAADILNDKVLPYFEQHELPMLRILTDRGTEYCGKVEHHDYQLYLAINDIDHTKTKAMSPQTNGICERFHKTILQEFYQVTFRKRLYGSLEELQKDLDEWMVYYNNDRTHQGKMCCGRTPLETLLDGKSIWAEKNLAQI, from the coding sequence ATGCTTCATACTAACAATCCAATCATTAAACACAAAGCAGGTTTGCTCAACCTAGCTGAAGAACTTGGTAATGTATCCAGAGCTTGCAAAGTGATGGGCGTATCACGAGATACATTTTATCGTTATCAAGAGCTGGCTGAAGATGGCGGCATTGATGCGCTTATTGATAAGTCCCGCCGAAAACCAAATATAAAAAATCGTGTTGATGAAAAAACCGAAAAAGCAGTAATGGATTATGCCATTGAATACCCCGCGCACGGCCAAGTCAGAACCAGCAATGAACTTCGTAAGCAAGGCGTATTTGTATCTGCCAGTGGCGTGCGTTCAATCTGGTTGCGCCATGACTTAGAAAACTTCAAAAAACGGCTGAAAGCGCTTGAAGAGAAAGTCGCTAACGACGGCATCATTCTCACCGATGCTCAAGTTGCTGCACTTGAGAAGAAAAAGAACGATGATGAAGCTTGTGGCGAGATAGAAACGGCTCATCCGGGCTACCTAGGCTCACAGGACACGTTTTATGTGGGTAATCTAAAAGGTGTTGGCCGTATCTACCAGCAGACGTTCGTTGATACTTACAGCAAGGTTGCATTTGCCAAGCTCTACACAACGAAAACGCCAATCACTGCTGCTGACATACTCAACGACAAGGTTTTGCCTTACTTCGAGCAGCACGAGCTACCAATGTTACGCATTCTCACAGACCGAGGCACTGAGTATTGTGGCAAGGTTGAACATCATGATTACCAGCTTTATCTAGCAATAAATGATATCGATCATACAAAAACGAAAGCGATGTCACCGCAGACAAATGGTATCTGTGAACGTTTCCACAAAACAATATTGCAGGAGTTTTATCAGGTTACGTTCCGTAAGAGGCTCTATGGCTCGTTAGAGGAATTACAAAAGGATCTGGACGAATGGATGGTTTATTACAATAATGATCGAACTCATCAGGGCAAAATGTGCTGTGGCAGAACGCCACTTGAAACATTACTTGATGGAAAATCGATTTGGGCTGAGAAGAATTTAGCTCAAATCTAA
- a CDS encoding MBL fold metallo-hydrolase — protein MCGLILYSIASAKDFEEKNKVKPTISDNFRLGILEKPSKNEKVIMSVSHDIELNIVEELAHWYKVEIEGREGFVHKKWVEKVRSHERLEIHAFNVGQGDSYLILCPNGKNVLFDAGSGSKRTDEIYRESLLLATDHYSRRLHYAIVSHPDIDHYGLLPFLSETFLIDKVFYVGEQDDYSRYFWGWLSTVKSYSIKNETDRNLEHLDCGDAKVNFLSAGLVSKAKKSRKNTMSIVMSVTYGEFEALFVGDATTETESYILEKNHISSKELSHDLITIGHHGSGVTSSSNRWLSSLTASIAVISSGHNNRYWHPHNTITSKLEVLLPTTQHAFNYIAGLKDTNSQYVWHSASTNKAILQTQTAGNIRFITDGKDLQIKTELLGNIEFSEEFINAN, from the coding sequence ATGTGCGGTTTAATATTATATTCAATAGCTTCGGCAAAAGACTTTGAAGAGAAAAACAAAGTTAAGCCAACGATAAGCGATAATTTTAGGCTAGGCATTCTTGAAAAGCCTTCTAAGAACGAAAAGGTGATTATGTCTGTATCGCATGACATAGAGCTCAATATCGTTGAAGAGCTAGCGCATTGGTACAAAGTTGAAATAGAGGGTCGTGAGGGGTTTGTTCACAAAAAGTGGGTTGAGAAAGTAAGAAGTCACGAGCGTTTAGAGATACACGCGTTCAATGTCGGGCAAGGAGACTCCTATTTAATCCTCTGCCCAAACGGCAAAAATGTTTTGTTTGATGCGGGTTCGGGTTCAAAGCGTACCGACGAGATCTATAGAGAGTCCTTGTTGCTAGCCACCGATCACTACTCAAGAAGGTTGCATTATGCCATCGTGAGCCATCCAGATATTGACCACTATGGACTATTGCCATTCTTATCCGAGACATTTCTTATCGATAAGGTGTTCTACGTTGGCGAACAAGATGACTACTCTAGATATTTCTGGGGCTGGCTATCTACTGTGAAATCCTATTCTATTAAGAATGAAACCGATCGTAACTTAGAACACTTAGACTGTGGTGATGCAAAAGTTAATTTTTTGTCTGCTGGGCTTGTGTCAAAGGCTAAAAAATCACGTAAAAACACTATGAGTATTGTCATGAGTGTTACATACGGTGAATTTGAAGCACTTTTTGTGGGTGATGCGACAACAGAAACTGAAAGCTATATTTTAGAGAAAAACCACATTAGCTCTAAAGAACTATCTCATGATTTAATTACGATAGGTCATCATGGTAGTGGCGTAACTTCTAGCTCTAATAGATGGCTATCTTCATTAACAGCTTCAATTGCGGTTATTAGTTCTGGACATAATAATCGATATTGGCATCCTCACAACACAATCACATCAAAGCTTGAGGTTTTATTACCGACAACTCAACATGCTTTTAATTATATTGCAGGACTCAAAGACACAAATAGTCAATACGTTTGGCACTCCGCTAGTACCAATAAAGCGATTTTACAAACACAAACAGCAGGTAACATTCGTTTCATTACCGACGGCAAAGATCTCCAGATAAAGACCGAGCTTCTGGGGAATATTGAGTTTTCAGAGGAGTTTATAAATGCCAATTGA
- a CDS encoding endonuclease has protein sequence MMKIWLFFFMFSFCFVAQAKYPTSFSSAKSKAEKAVYFDRNKTLYCSCDFVFDDKNDKDSDGNLHETMVYPIACGYMPRNPITKSGKINPRVSRIEWEHIVPAQVIGGHLKEWKNRKDFPQCKKKNGKYLSGRKCAYKLNKRFKRAHDDLNNLAPAVGELNGDRSNFSFGVIQGEKRQYGQCDFEIDFEIDTAEPSNEVKGDIARVYFHMVKEHGAKLSIEEIDMFHQWDKLDPVDDWECMRNKRIKDEQGLENTFVAKQCNYFTSEEQQ, from the coding sequence ATGATGAAAATTTGGCTTTTCTTTTTTATGTTCTCTTTTTGTTTTGTTGCGCAAGCAAAATATCCGACTAGTTTTTCGAGTGCGAAATCTAAAGCAGAAAAAGCTGTCTATTTCGATAGAAACAAAACTTTATATTGTAGCTGTGACTTTGTATTTGATGACAAAAACGATAAAGACTCAGATGGCAATCTTCACGAGACGATGGTTTATCCAATAGCATGTGGTTATATGCCAAGGAACCCTATAACAAAAAGCGGCAAAATCAACCCTCGTGTCAGCCGAATCGAGTGGGAACATATTGTGCCTGCACAAGTTATTGGTGGTCACCTAAAAGAATGGAAAAATAGGAAGGATTTTCCTCAGTGTAAAAAGAAAAATGGAAAATATTTGTCGGGTCGAAAATGTGCTTATAAATTAAACAAGCGTTTTAAGAGAGCTCATGATGACTTGAATAACCTAGCCCCTGCAGTGGGTGAACTTAATGGTGATAGATCAAATTTTTCCTTTGGAGTTATTCAAGGAGAGAAAAGGCAATACGGCCAGTGTGATTTTGAAATAGACTTTGAAATAGATACAGCAGAGCCCTCAAATGAAGTTAAAGGAGATATCGCTAGGGTTTACTTTCATATGGTAAAAGAGCATGGTGCCAAGTTGTCTATAGAGGAAATTGATATGTTTCATCAATGGGATAAATTGGATCCAGTAGATGATTGGGAGTGTATGAGGAACAAGAGAATAAAGGACGAGCAGGGTCTAGAAAATACTTTTGTTGCTAAACAATGTAATTATTTTACTAGTGAAGAGCAGCAATAG
- a CDS encoding Lrp/AsnC family transcriptional regulator, protein MTLNKTDIKILTNLQTDARMTNQTLADRVGLSASPCWRKVRQLEENGIIQSYRTVLDRRKIGLGVMVFIKVTIDSHSEDEAKKFEKEVHDLDAVVACYSIGGDADFLLQVVSQHLDSYADFAMSVIRRLPGIKEMQSIFVLKEIKPFSAFPLNQSSCLKGA, encoded by the coding sequence ATGACATTAAACAAGACAGATATTAAGATTTTGACAAATTTACAAACAGATGCGCGAATGACAAACCAAACACTTGCAGATCGAGTGGGTTTGTCTGCGTCGCCATGTTGGAGGAAAGTACGTCAACTAGAAGAAAATGGGATTATTCAAAGCTATAGAACTGTTCTAGATCGACGCAAAATAGGCCTAGGTGTAATGGTGTTTATTAAAGTCACAATAGATAGCCATAGCGAAGATGAAGCGAAAAAGTTTGAGAAAGAAGTTCATGATCTTGATGCAGTAGTTGCTTGTTACAGTATTGGAGGTGATGCAGACTTTTTATTGCAGGTTGTTTCACAACACCTAGACTCTTATGCAGATTTTGCCATGTCTGTTATTCGCCGATTACCTGGAATTAAAGAAATGCAGAGTATTTTTGTATTAAAAGAAATAAAACCATTCTCTGCATTCCCTTTAAACCAGTCCTCTTGTCTTAAGGGGGCATGA
- a CDS encoding Dabb family protein codes for MLLHIVLFNFKKGFSWASQESADAELSTKNHPKQIDQIQGWLCSRNVSDRKLAADFMVLGLFNNISDVQDYLIHPNHQEGVEKWRKIANWQVIDIDMNDETTHTAELMDSFKSLVIKKS; via the coding sequence ATGCTTCTACATATAGTGTTATTTAACTTTAAAAAAGGGTTTAGCTGGGCTTCGCAAGAGTCAGCTGATGCTGAGCTATCAACGAAAAACCACCCCAAACAAATAGACCAAATTCAAGGCTGGCTATGCAGCAGGAATGTTTCTGATCGTAAGTTAGCAGCTGACTTCATGGTTTTAGGACTTTTCAACAATATCAGTGACGTACAAGACTATTTAATTCACCCTAATCATCAAGAAGGGGTAGAAAAGTGGAGAAAAATAGCTAATTGGCAAGTCATTGATATTGATATGAATGATGAAACAACTCATACCGCAGAACTGATGGACTCATTTAAGTCTTTAGTTATAAAAAAATCATAA
- a CDS encoding DUF2000 domain-containing protein — protein sequence MKFDAKKHKCTIVVDQDLNIGLSMNAASVIGISFGKTIENLVGPDMQSQDSVNYPGVIYSPLPVLKATGGYLMELLSAAEQDDDIHCMPFSALAQSCKTYDEYGERINSTNSEHIELVAIGLIGPKKKITKLTGNLPLYR from the coding sequence ATGAAATTTGATGCTAAAAAGCACAAATGTACCATTGTGGTGGATCAAGACCTTAATATTGGATTGTCGATGAATGCCGCTAGTGTTATCGGCATAAGCTTTGGTAAAACAATAGAAAACTTAGTAGGGCCAGATATGCAGAGCCAAGATAGTGTTAATTATCCTGGCGTTATTTATTCTCCATTACCCGTTTTAAAAGCCACAGGTGGGTATCTAATGGAACTATTATCTGCCGCAGAGCAAGATGATGACATTCACTGTATGCCATTTAGTGCGCTTGCTCAATCTTGTAAAACGTACGATGAATATGGAGAACGTATCAATTCTACCAACAGTGAACATATAGAATTAGTCGCTATAGGTCTAATCGGACCCAAGAAAAAAATCACAAAACTGACAGGGAACCTGCCTCTTTATAGGTGA
- a CDS encoding phenylacetate--CoA ligase family protein: MYSIFKKDLFEKAEYVYQEHSKFDQGKIALGELYSHQESRLQAVLKYVISGSSFYQNHLSVLTPKDIDSFSLKDIQRLPFTTKEDLRAQGSAMLSTPLADSWIYYETTGTTGKPTPCPRNELDSIYNNTPLIINYRKIFEKHGSKHIVGVMGPTELHSTGDTFEDVLRSLGHSVVKMWPRSPVVGMKRVMNLIQELKITALVCTPAVAIGLARFMREHDLSPAKSSVKLILTLGELTTPELLRNIGEIWDAKLYNCMYASQESSILAVGTDDNYLYTVPYNNFYEVVDPETGNTIESNKRAVTGELVITHLYKGQKPLIRYRTGDMVNATPMPNGQLKIVPIGRVKDRLLLNGITYSAWQLESTILKKLHNCLDYAVQIDSHLGFDCLHITVELAKALIDQHEQLEDAKNYIESQLKNVSVHLEVGTTTNVTGTSAMVSWKAARLHDLRHESDNSDRNAALTLVSGGFK, encoded by the coding sequence ATGTACTCTATTTTCAAAAAAGATTTGTTCGAAAAAGCTGAATATGTTTATCAAGAGCATTCAAAGTTCGATCAAGGAAAAATAGCTTTAGGTGAGCTTTATTCACACCAAGAGTCTCGACTTCAAGCGGTATTGAAATATGTTATTAGCGGCTCTTCATTCTACCAAAACCACCTTTCAGTTCTCACACCGAAAGACATTGATAGTTTCTCTTTAAAAGATATCCAAAGATTACCTTTTACAACTAAAGAAGATCTAAGAGCTCAAGGTTCTGCAATGTTATCAACTCCTCTAGCTGACAGCTGGATTTATTATGAAACTACCGGTACAACCGGCAAACCAACTCCATGTCCTCGCAACGAACTAGACTCAATTTATAACAACACCCCTCTGATTATTAATTATAGAAAAATCTTTGAAAAGCATGGGAGTAAGCATATTGTCGGGGTAATGGGGCCAACTGAATTACATTCCACAGGTGATACCTTTGAGGATGTATTAAGAAGCTTAGGCCATAGTGTTGTAAAAATGTGGCCACGCTCACCTGTCGTTGGGATGAAGCGTGTTATGAACTTAATACAAGAGCTTAAAATTACAGCGTTGGTTTGTACTCCTGCTGTAGCTATAGGGTTAGCGCGGTTTATGAGAGAGCATGATCTTTCTCCAGCGAAAAGCAGTGTAAAGCTGATCCTTACACTAGGTGAGTTAACTACACCTGAGCTTCTTAGAAATATTGGTGAAATATGGGACGCTAAGCTATACAACTGCATGTATGCTTCGCAAGAGTCTTCCATATTGGCGGTTGGAACAGATGACAATTACTTGTATACGGTTCCATATAACAACTTTTACGAAGTGGTAGATCCTGAAACAGGCAATACCATAGAGAGCAACAAAAGAGCTGTGACTGGAGAGCTGGTCATAACGCATCTATACAAAGGTCAAAAGCCACTTATCCGTTACCGAACTGGAGATATGGTTAATGCGACCCCTATGCCCAATGGTCAATTGAAAATTGTTCCCATAGGCCGAGTAAAAGATAGGTTACTTCTTAACGGTATTACTTACAGTGCATGGCAATTAGAATCCACTATTCTCAAAAAACTTCATAACTGCTTAGATTATGCTGTGCAAATAGACTCTCATTTAGGTTTTGATTGTTTACATATTACTGTTGAGCTAGCGAAGGCATTAATCGATCAACATGAACAATTGGAAGATGCTAAAAACTATATCGAGAGCCAATTGAAAAATGTTTCAGTTCATTTAGAGGTAGGGACAACAACAAATGTTACGGGCACTTCTGCTATGGTTAGTTGGAAAGCTGCTCGACTACATGATTTACGCCACGAAAGCGACAATAGTGATAGAAACGCTGCATTAACGCTTGTTAGTGGGGGTTTTAAATAA